The genomic window CTGGAAGCGCTCGGCCTGCGGCCGGGCAAAAAGCTTGCCAAAATCAGCGCCCAGTTTCTCGGCGGGCCTATAACCGTTTGCGTGGACGGACGTTACGTGGCCCTCGGACGGGGCATTGCCGGCAGGGTGATCGTGAAAAGGACGGAAGATGCATAAAAAGGAATCCGACGACAAAAAGCCGGCAAAAAAAACGCTCCGGGCGGTGCTAATGGGCGGACCGAACGTCGGTAAAAGCGCCGTCTTTTCACGGCTCACCGGCACACAGGTTATCATCTCCAATTACGCCGGCAGT from Kiritimatiellia bacterium includes these protein-coding regions:
- a CDS encoding FeoA family protein, with amino-acid sequence MGISIKDLRSGEQAVIQAIEGGRGIAWRLEALGLRPGKKLAKISAQFLGGPITVCVDGRYVALGRGIAGRVIVKRTEDA